The Arvicanthis niloticus isolate mArvNil1 chromosome 9, mArvNil1.pat.X, whole genome shotgun sequence genomic interval ggccagcgaGGGCTATATAGCAGGACCCTGTtgtggggaaaagggaaaaaaaaattctgaggtCATCCTTAGGTACATACCCAGAGTTTGAGGTCTGCCTTAGCTACataagaccttttctcaaaacaaaacaaaacaaacaaacaaaaagaaatagaactaaccaataataataaaagtgaaaggaagaaaacatcagGAGTACTGTACTGTGTTCCTCAACTCGGACACATTAGATGCCTCTCAGTCCTTGGATGCGGAGTTGATCTGGCTCTACTGAGGTATCCACTGGGAACCCAAGGAAGGCTGCACTGCAGTGCTCAGGTTGCTCTGCTCCTGATCTAAGGCTCATTTTGAAGGTGTCCTCATACCTACTGAAGGATGTAcaagtctcaagttccatccTATGTAGCCCTGTTCAAAGAAGTAACAGGCTAGGATGTGAAGCCATGACTCAAGTTGCTCCGGCTAAGTGTCTTCGTAGGTATCACCTACCACCATGGACATCTGCCCCTGACAGCTGTCTGCGAGATGGTAAATCAGTTGGATTCTTTGCAGTGCCATTGTAACTCTTGATTCTATGTACAGAGTCCAGTTGGAAATTACAGAATTGTAtactttttccatttcttctaaaGGCCTGGGATAGCATGTTCCCAGGTGTTCCCACTCCCTGGTGCTACACTGGGTTACAGTTGGCCTTTTGCCTCTTCCCATTGTCATTTTATGACCCCTACATAATGTTAGGGGGTAGAGATCTTGAAGTCATTGTTCTGGGACATCACCAGCCCCCTAGTATTAAGGTGTTTTGAGCAGTATCTAAGGtgtacaaataaacagaaaaagaaaatgacaagaatTGTGAGCAAGTTACAATCGATGAACAATGTAAGATGAGcaaactggatgtggtggctcacacctggaatctcagcattcaggaggctgaggcaggaggatttgcttctgtttgaggtcagcctggactatatagtaaGTTCTAAGACATCTggagctacagagtgaaacttggtactcagaaaatggaaagaaaaaagtagggTGAACCAGAAGGATGGAGAAGCAGCATTCCTTGAAGGAATTTGGACCTAACATTAAAATTTCAGACCCTGCACTCTGGCTACTTAGGCAGGAAtatcataaattcaaggccaacttgggtaagaccctatctcaaaagagagagagagagacctggaggCCAGCATCCCCGTGAGTGACACAGCCTGGTTTGTAGGAGTCAGGGCAGGGCTGTTTGGAGATGCTATTAAGAAAGAAGATGGCCTTTGGAAcggaactcaggaggcagacagcaAACAAGCCCTGAAGAGAAGCATCTTGAAACATCGTCACAAGTGCGCTTCATGTTAACATGCTTGCAGAGAATTCCACAGTACCTTTGCAATAGACTCAGTTCTAACTGTGGCAGCCATGTGTTCTGTACCTTGAAGGTACTTTAAGACAGactcagccaggcatggtggcacatgcttatccCAGTGTTAGGAAATCTAAGGCAGGAGGATaccccaagttcaaggccaggctaagCTACATACagacagtgtctcaaaacaaaccaaaaaaggcCCAAATACTTTGAGTGTGTTCCATTTCCTGACTGCGAGCATAATACCAGTGAATGTTCAGTTCAGTTCGTTTGGAAGGTTTTGATGCCAATGGAAAAGGGCCAAGGAACAAGAGGAAGAAGTCTGTTTCATCTAGCCACCGGGGCCGTTGTGACCCAGGCCTGTCTCTGTTGTAGACCTGAAGGCTGAAATTGACAAGTTGGCCACTGAATATATGAGTAGCGCCCGCAGCCTGAGCTCCGAGGAAAAGTTGGCCCTTCTCAGACAGATCCAGGAGGCCTATGGCAAGTGCAAGGAATTTGGTGACGACAAGGTGCAGCTGGCCATGCAGACATATGAAATGGTATGGCCCTGTTCATGGCTTTCCACCTATCTCCCATCCAGTCCTCAGGGTCCTAGACCCCGCCTTCAGCTGTGTTGGGGTCTGTGTTGGGTCTGGGAGACCATCAGTCTACCTTAGCTGTTTTCTTTCATCAGAACCAGCCTTGGACCTCTTCCCATGCTTCCCCCACAGGTGGACAAACACATTCGACGGCTGGACACAGACCTGGCCCGTTTTGAGGCTGATCTGAAGGAAAAACAGATCGAGTCAAGCGACTATGACAGCTCTTCCAGCAAAGGCAAAAAGAGTGAGGAGGGGCGGGGCTGTGAGCTGAGGGAGAAGAGGCCAACTCCAGCTGTGAGGGAGCACTGCCTGGATCAGGAACACAGGACTTAACTGatctttctgtctgccttccGGCTTACCCTTTCTTCCTAGAAGGCCGGacccaaaaggagaaaaaagctgCCCGCGCCCGTTCCAAAGGGAAAAACTCAGATGAAGAAGCCCCCAAGGCTGCCCAGAAGAAGTTAAAACTTGTGCGCACGTGAGTATGCCAAAGGACACCCCCTTCCCAGCCAGCCCTGCCTCTCGCCACTTTCCCTGTCTCCTGTGCCAGTAACTCTGTCACTGTGGTGTCTGCTGGATGGAGAAGCCGCCACACATCATTTGCCTCACCACGATCTGTCGCCTCAGAGCACAGGCTGTAGCCTCCCTTCCTGCAGGTGACATTTGTCTTCCTCTTGGCATGCAGAAGTCCTGAGTATGGGATGCCCTCAGTGACGTTTGGCAGTGTCCACCCCTCTGATGTgttggacatgcctgtggatccCAACGAACCCACATACTGCCTTTGTCACCAGGTCTCCTATGGAGAGATGATCGGCTGTGACAACCCAGATGTGAGAACCATTTGCCTCAAACTGGGGGAGGAGTTCTGAGGGGCATGAGGGCAGGAATAAAAGGGGGAGGTGACTCGGTTGAAGAGAGGGATGCAGAATGGGATGGTGGTCGGACTAGGTTGCTTGGGACTTCAGAAAGTTTCTAAACTGGAATAAAGGGCACCTCTCAGGAGTTCTCAGGTGGCCCTTCCCTCCACCCTACTTAGGTCCCTCCCTGATGACTGTGTTCCATCTTCCTTTTCCAGTGTTCCATTGAGTGGTTCCACTTTGCCTGTGTGGGGCTGACAACCAAGCCTCGAGGGAAATGGTGAGTGACAGCTGTGGCAGGAGCTGGCTGGGCTGTCCCAACACCCAGTGTGAGAGCGAGCACCCAGGCTTCTCTTACTTTCTGCTTGCcttactcttctctcctccatgCTGGGTTTTAGGTTTTGCCCACGCTGCTCCCAAGAACGCAAGAAGAAGTAGGTTTCCATGGATTCCATCACAGACTTCTTCAGAATCCCCCTGACCTGGGCTAATGAAGAGAGAGGAATGCCTgtgctggggatgggggtggggggtccagGGAGATGTGGCAGTGCAGTACTGtcatcccttctcccttctccccactcGGTGCTGAGGCTGCATCCAAACCTCAGTAAAGGAGGGTGACACAGCCACTGATGGCAGGTGGCCTCTTTCCACCCCTCCCACAGAGGGAAGTAATCCCACTCACTGTCCTTTTGCCTCCGTAGTGAGGTTGGTGCTGTATTTCAGAGGGAGGGTCCTCTTCATTCCCCTTGCTTTGACTTAAGGACTGGGGCAGTGGAGTGGGGCACTTTCCCAGTCCCCTCAATCCTCCTTCCCCAATTGGGAGCTAGGTAGGACAGACTGCCTTCTCCAAGCTCTTCCTTTTCTCCGTGGGGAGGGATCTTCTAGGTCATTTGGGCTGTGACCTAGTTGAGTGGTTACCCCAACCTTGATGGCCCGGGATTTATGCTGTCTTTGAATGGGAGAGGGGCAGGGTGGAAGGCAGATCACTCACATGTAAAAGGAGTTGGGGAGGTAAATAAAAGCTATCCATGCTAGCCTGCTGTGTTTATTGTAGAGACTGTTTACGTGTATGTGGTAAGCATTCTTTTTGCATCCTCTGGATTGgatgagaggcaggaggatggcttgcCAGAAATAGGACAAGACATAAAATCCAAAATGGTCCTTGTCCTGAGGTATCCACAGCTTCTACACCTGGAGGGGTGCCTTGCATCGGGGGACTCAGAACTTTGTAATTACGTATATGCTCTCCATGAAACACCTTTAACCCAATTCCAATAAATCATGTATttgctttatatgtgtgtgctgtgatAGTATTAGTTGATTTCCCCTTTTAAATACAAATAGATACAAAACAGGTACTTTCTTCCCATCTCCCAGTGAATTGTGTTGGTTGCCTCCCTCCTGGAACAGTATCCCTTGGACCACCCTTACCTGTCTGTTCGCCTCGGTCAGCCATACGTTCATTTTAACCTCGGGCCTGTTTCTTAACTAAGAAGTGTTGTCCCTAGTTCTTCCCCGGCCCTGCCTTCATTTCAGACGTTCCAGCCCTGTTGCCACAGTGCTGCCTATACTCAACAGCCAGGTCTCCATACAACCGCGGACACTGCTTCCCGAGGCCCGCCATCTTTGTCTGAAGAAGGGTGATAGATAGTACACACCTCCCGGGTCTAGGGGCTAAGGGGCAGGAAGTAGCACTTAGACCTGGGGTTATAGCTCTGTGGTAGGAGAAGGGGATCTTAGGTTCATTTCCCCTCAgcacaaaaataaatttgaagaaaGTGGTACCGAGTAATAGAGGTCCTACGCTGTTGAAGACGCCGGGAAGGGCTGCTGTAGCCTGTGGCTTCTGACTTCGGTCCTTGGCTGGCTACTGGTGCAGCTTAGAGGAGTTCACCTCGTGGCTGGCCCCGCCCTCACCTTTTGTGACGTAGGAGCCCCGCCTCCTGCCTTCGTGCTAGCAGCCCGAGACCCACGCTCTCCGAGGCTTGGCCCGTTGGAGGTCGCTTTGTTGTGAAAACGCGGGTGGATCTTCCCAGGCCATGATGAAACTAGCTGCTGGCTTCCTTCTGATGCTTCTGGAAGGTGAGAGGCTACGCTTGGCCGGTTGGAAGCTGCTGTGGTCTGAAACCGTGATGGGTCTTTCCTAGGGCTCCCTTATGCTCCTGAAGGACCCTGTCCCCTGAGCTCCCTTTCTTAAGGGTTCTGAGACGGCTGTCTCCGGGTGGTTGAGTTGGACCTGATACAAGCTTGGGAGAGGTTGGTCTTTTATCTGTTTTCCCTAGAAGCCTTCCACTAGTCAGGCATcacccaagacacacacacaacacacacaaatacaccagtTCTTAGTTCATTGATGGGGATTGGGCGTGGAGGGGTTACTCCAAGTCTGGGTCTGACCACTGGACCCGGAGTGCATTGTGGGCTAAGGTCCATTCTTATCTGTCCCCCTACCCTGCAGTGCTGCTCCTGCCTGAAACACCTCTTTCAGCTGAGGAATCTTCAGCCTCCACTCCAGGCAGCCCTCTCTCATCCACTGAATATGAACGCTTCTTCGCCCTGCTGACCCCAACCTGGAAGGCAGAGACCACCTGCCGCCTCCGTGCAACCCACGGCTGCCGGAACCCCACTCTTGTCCAGTTGGATCAATATGAAAACCACGGATTGGTACCAGATGGTGAGGGCCAGACCAGTGGGAAAACATAGGCGTCCTGAGGTCACCTAGGCTCAGGGCAAAAGCTTCGTGCTCATATGAGAGTCAGGAGAAGGAGATAGCTGGCGGCTCACCCCAGAACCTGTTCTCATTCTTGGAGACCTTGACTCAGCCCTGGCCTTCCTGTAACCAGCCTCTCCATGGGCGCTGTCCTCCTCAGGTGCCGTCTGCTCTGACCTCCCATACGCTTCCTGGTTTGAGTCCTTCTGCCAGTTTACTCAGTATCGTTGCGCCAACCATGTCTACTATGCCAAGGTGAGAAAGGTTGGATCTGGTGATCCAGGGCCAAGGGAGCACTGTGGGGGTAGGAAGTTGAGGAAGGTCGTCATTTTAGTGCACGCTCCCTTTCAGTTTGCCAAGGCGAGCATCGTCCCACCTTGGGTGTTCATTCCGGCTGAGCCCTCATTACTCTgagtgaaggaaagaagagagatggggaaaggcagTCGTTATGCCCTTCCACTGCCTCCAAAGGGTCCATGCATGGGAACGGATGGAAGGGGACTGAGGAACCTGCTGGGGCAGGAGTGGCTGCTCTTTGGAAAAAGCATTccatttcccttctttccttgcaGAGGGTCCGGTGCTCCCAGCCAGTCTCCATCCTCTCCCCCAACACGCTCAAGGAGGTGGAGTCCTCAGCAGAAGTTTTTCCCACTTCCATGACCACCCCCATGGTGTCCCATGCCACAGGTGAGACCTCCCAGAGTGGGAACCGCAGTCCCCAGCCCTGGCTTGGCAGCACACAACAGTCTGCAGCTCCAGTCCTGGGAGATCCAAcgtccccttctggcctccacgggcactgCATGAAGTGGTGCACTGGTATCtattcaggcaaaatacctatccgcgtaaaatgaaaataaaaataaaagccctcTGGGCCGTTTGTAAATTGATATCTTCATTTTGGAGAGTATTTGGACTGGgagtgtagctcaatggtagaacgTGTGCTTATGTTCTATGCATGCATTCTAtacatgaggctctgggtttgattcctaggtCCCCCACATTCTAATAGAAGGTGTGAGTTGCTAGTTCTTTAGAATACATGGTGTTCTCTAGGTGAGATGATAAAAGGTAGCATTTGTTCTAGGAGTTAGGGAACGGGTATCCTTGTAAGAAGGTGACACATACCACCAGCATCTGTTATGGCAATATCCTTGTTTGTACATAATGTgttcagtatgtatgtatgtatgtttgtgcatgtgtgtgtgcatgtatgtgtgcatgtatctgtggaGATTCGAGGTCAACACTGGGTGTTTTCCTCAGTTacgatatttatttattttgagacagggcatgACTCTGAAGTCCTAGCTGGCCTATGGCTAGGCTAGGCTATCACTGTGGCCTATGAACTCACTATCTAGAACATACAAAGACCTGCCTCTTTCTCCAAAGTGCTGGTATTAAACGCATATACCCCTACACCCAGCTTAgaccaccttattttttgagactgggtctttcgATAAACTtggagctgggctggagagatggctcagtgattaaaagcaagcactgaccgctcttccagaggacaggggttcaattcccagcaaccacatggcagctcacagctgtctgtgacaGACAGTTGTAGATGAttcaacaccctcacacaaacatacatgcagataaaacagcaatgcacgtaaaataaaaataaaaatatccaaaaaataaaaaagctagaCACAGGACTAGAGAGACaggactcagcagttaggagcactgactggtcttccagaggtcctgaattcaattcccaggaaccacacggtagctcacaaccatctgtaatgggatctgaggctcttttctggtctctggtgtgtctgaagacagcgacagtgtactcacgtacaaaaacaacaacaaaaagacacataaaaacagaaaggaaaaataaaaaagaaactcagagctgctgagtgtggtggcacggGCCATTAGTCCTagaacacaggaagcagagggaactctgagttccagactagccaagaccttgtctcaaaaaaaaaaaaaaaaaaaaaaaaaaaaaaaaaaaagaataataataataataatagaaagaaatCTGGAACTCACTGGTGAGCCAGTAAACACTCAGCAgcatcctgcctccacctcccaagcgaGATGATAAACAcattaccacacccagcttttatgtaGATATTAAGGGCCGAACTCAGACCTCCACACTTGGCAAGTACTTTagcaactgagctgtctccccagccccaattTCTTGATCCAgaataatacaaacaaacaaaacaaacaaaaagctggtGTTGACATGGCTTCATGTAGTTCCAGCCTCAGGCTCAGTGTGTTGCTGAGCTGGTCAGACTTGAAGTCCCGATCCTCCTGTCTACCTCCCAGCGGCCGAGCGTCCCTGGTCCGTACCTTCACAGCTGCGTAGGTAGATGTGCTTTCTCCAGGAGATGCAAGTCtgatcccttctttctcttctctctcctggtcCCTCCTAAACCTTGCTGCAGCCACAGAACACCAGGCTTTCCAGCCCTGGCCGGAGAGGCTCAACAACAATGTGGAGGAACTGCTGCAGTCGTCCCTGTCCCTGGGAGGCAAGGAGCAACAGAGTAGCCGGAGGCCAGGCCAGGAGCAGCACAAGCAGGAGCAGATCCAAGAACATAGGCTAGAAGAAGCGCAGGAGcaagaagagcaggaagaggaggaggaggaggaggaagaagaggaggaggaagcaaaaCAGGAAGAGGGTCAGGGGACAGAGGAGGCTCTGGAGTCAGCATCCAGGCTGCAGTCAGTCTCGGAGCCCAAGTTTCAATCCGAGTCACTGTCTTCCAACCCCTCCTTCTTCACTCCCCGGGTCCGAGAGGTGGAGTCTGCTCCATTGATGATGGAGAATATCCAGGAGCTCATCCGATCTGCCCAGGAAATGGACGAAATGAACAAACTGTACGATGATTCCTGGAGAAGCCAGAGCACGGGCAGGTACAGGAAATTGTGACTTCTTCATGGGCCCTGCCATCCCTGCTGCCTTCTTTGGAAATGCGAAGCCCACTTAACCAGCTCTGGTCTCCAGACCCACTCAGATCTGCTGAGCCTTCAAGCACAGCTAGCCATGGCGAGCCCCTCCTGTTCTGTGCCCATCCTTGTTTTAAGCCTCACCCTGGGTTCTGGTCTTCTCGCTGGCCTTGATCAGCACTAAAGCCTTCAGAAAGTTATTTCTtcatcttgttgttgttgttctttaattctaattttacttaggtgtatatgtgtatgactctgtgagtgtgagagagtgtgggtgtgtgggtgtgtgtgtgtgtgtaggtacatgtgtgcaggagtccgaggaggccacaagagggcgccGGATCCCCTGGGACTACAAGAAATGAGTGGTTGTGAGCTGGAagagtgggtgctggggaccaaacttgggtcttctggaagagcaacaggtgcccctaaccgctgagccatctctccagtcactgtTTCTCCATTTTTGACTTTGGCACCTCTTATAAAAGTAGGCAGTTGGTCCAAGGTCCTCTCAGGCTCCAGGATAGAGACCCTCTGCCAAGCATACTGAATAGTGCATATGACCAAGACCAAGTGTTCAGCGGAGGGGAAGAGTGGATGTGGTTTTCTGCCCCAGCCCTCTAGCCCATCCCCACCAGTCTGTACTGTCTTCTTGCAGCCTCCAGCAGCTGCCCCACACGGAGACCCTGATGGTGCTATGCTATTCCATTATGGAGAATACCTGCACCATGACTCCCACAGCCAAGGCCTGGAGCTACATGGAGGAGGAGATCCTTGGCTTCGGGGATTCGGTATGTCCACCATGTTATTTAATGGACATCCCATGGGCCTGGCACTGTGTGAGCCATGGGTGAGGGGGCTGGGCAAAGAAAGCATGAGACCTGGTTGAGGTTCCTTGGAAGGACATCTATGGTAGAGGAAGGCTTAAGACCTagtctggaagccagtctggtctgGAATGCATCCGTCAGCTCTTCAAATTCGTTGTTAGGCTGTAAGCCATCCCTTGAATCCTCTTTAGCACTTCAGTACCCAGCTGTGCCTTAGACTCAGCTCTGTTTCTTTCTAAAAGGTTCCTAGAACCCATTCCTGTTGAGTCTGGTCATGTGGGCTGTAGTCTCAGctccttgggaggctgaagcaaaggAGTCACAAGTTTACTCTGAAATGGGCAGCAGAATGAGATCAACTTAGGGAAACCCACgaacaaaaaaagggggggggaagtaAACAGAGGGTCGAGGAtgaagctcagtggttagggtacttgcctagcacacagaaGACCCTacgttcaatccccagtaccaaaaATCAATATATAACGGAAACCACTTATATTAGGATATACCTAGAAAGACAGAACTgattgaatgaatatatattagaTTTGCTTACATGATACAGTCTGTATGGCCCAACAATCGCTGGAGAGGTTGACAAATCTGGTAGTTGCTTAATCTGTGGGGCTGGATGTCCCAGCAGTCCCAACCTGGCACTGAAAGACtgaggattcctggagagctgctggtcttcagtctacacTGGAAGCCAAACAAGCCAGTTCTCATATCAGTGAAGGAATGCCGCACCAATATGATAGACGGACTTGCCAGCAAGCgtgaaagcaagcaggcaaaaagcaaagcttccttcttccatctcgCTTTGATCTGGGGCACTACTGAAATGTGCTGCCCACATTAGGATCAGTCTCCCCTTCAAATAATCTGGTCAagaaaaaatccctcacaggagaTCCCAGTGGCTTGTTTTTAGTCGGTttcaaatccagtcaagttgacaaccaagattaaccatcaGACATTCACCCCTTGTCAGTTGACATCCAACCATAGCTCTTTATGTCGTGCTTCATTTCCAGATGAAAACAATGACAAGATTATAACTCTGCCTACACGTGATACAGCTGCCCCACATATAGCTAAACACTATTTAAGAAGAGGTGGCAAAATGCCTGGAGGAATGCTTAAGTCTTTCTGTGTCCCATAATTTACATAtgataatatatacttataacaCTTAAGCACTGATAGTATCTCAATGGATGTTACATTACATgataaagaaatagaggaaagaaaacacagatatctgCTTAATGTAGGTGTGTCTGCACAAACATGTTCTTAACAAACTAGTTCAGGAGCACTCAAGTCAGGCATGATCCTCATTTCTGTGACTGGTCACAAGG includes:
- the Acrbp gene encoding acrosin-binding protein isoform X1, whose protein sequence is MMKLAAGFLLMLLEVLLLPETPLSAEESSASTPGSPLSSTEYERFFALLTPTWKAETTCRLRATHGCRNPTLVQLDQYENHGLVPDGAVCSDLPYASWFESFCQFTQYRCANHVYYAKRVRCSQPVSILSPNTLKEVESSAEVFPTSMTTPMVSHATATEHQAFQPWPERLNNNVEELLQSSLSLGGKEQQSSRRPGQEQHKQEQIQEHRLEEAQEQEEQEEEEEEEEEEEEEAKQEEGQGTEEALESASRLQSVSEPKFQSESLSSNPSFFTPRVREVESAPLMMENIQELIRSAQEMDEMNKLYDDSWRSQSTGSLQQLPHTETLMVLCYSIMENTCTMTPTAKAWSYMEEEILGFGDSVCDNLGRRHTAACPLCAFCSLKLEQCHSEASVLRQQCDASHKIPFLSPLLSAQSISTGNQARIPDNGRFAGLEMYGGLSSEFWCNRLAMKGCEDDRVSNWLKAEFLSFQDGDLPTKICDTNYVQYPNYCSFKSQQCLLKNQNRKMSRMKCMLNEKYNVLSPAKSEEVILRWSQEFNTLAIGQFG
- the Ing4 gene encoding inhibitor of growth protein 4 isoform X9 — encoded protein: MAAGMYLEHYLDSIENLPFELQRNFQLMRDLDQRTEDLKAEIDKLATEYMSSARSLSSEEKLALLRQIQEAYGKCKEFGDDKVQLAMQTYEMVDKHIRRLDTDLARFEADLKEKQIESSDYDSSSSKGRTQKEKKAARARSKGKNSDEEAPKAAQKKLKLVRTSPEYGMPSVTFGSVHPSDVLDMPVDPNEPTYCLCHQVSYGEMIGCDNPDCSIEWFHFACVGLTTKPRGKWFCPRCSQERKKK
- the Ing4 gene encoding inhibitor of growth protein 4 isoform X5; amino-acid sequence: MTLEHSPNRGKPLGLKFSLHHQRGKSEVKLCIENLPFELQRNFQLMRDLDQRTEDLKAEIDKLATEYMSSARSLSSEEKLALLRQIQEAYGKCKEFGDDKVQLAMQTYEMVDKHIRRLDTDLARFEADLKEKQIESSDYDSSSSKGKKKGRTQKEKKAARARSKGKNSDEEAPKAAQKKLKLVRTSPEYGMPSVTFGSVHPSDVLDMPVDPNEPTYCLCHQVSYGEMIGCDNPDCSIEWFHFACVGLTTKPRGKWFCPRCSQERKKK
- the Acrbp gene encoding acrosin-binding protein isoform X2, producing MMKLAAGFLLMLLEVLLLPETPLSAEESSASTPGSPLSSTEYERFFALLTPTWKAETTCRLRATHGCRNPTLVQLDQYENHGLVPDGAVCSDLPYASWFESFCQFTQYRCANHVYYAKRVRCSQPVSILSPNTLKEVESSAEVFPTSMTTPMVSHATATEHQAFQPWPERLNNNVEELLQSSLSLGGKEQQSSRRPGQEQHKQEQIQEHRLEEAQEQEEQEEEEEEEEEEEEEAKQEEGQGTEEALESASRLQSVSEPKFQSESLSSNPSFFTPRVREVESAPLMMENIQELIRSAQEMDEMNKLYDDSWRSQSTGSLQQLPHTETLMVLCYSIMENTCTMTPTAKAWSYMEEEILGFGDSVCDNLGRRHTAACPLCAFCSLKLEQCHSEASVLRQQCDASHKIPFLSPLLSAQSISTGNQARIPDNGRFAGLEMYGGLSSEFWCNRLAMKGCEDDRVSNWLKAEFLSFQDGDLPTKMSRMKCMLNEKYNVLSPAKSEEVILRWSQEFNTLAIGQFG
- the Ing4 gene encoding inhibitor of growth protein 4 isoform X4, producing MWVNRLPEQYLSIPHCWLAAWCVFLSTDYREFDHPLLIPRIGISTSFVGIENLPFELQRNFQLMRDLDQRTEDLKAEIDKLATEYMSSARSLSSEEKLALLRQIQEAYGKCKEFGDDKVQLAMQTYEMVDKHIRRLDTDLARFEADLKEKQIESSDYDSSSSKGRTQKEKKAARARSKGKNSDEEAPKAAQKKLKLVRTSPEYGMPSVTFGSVHPSDVLDMPVDPNEPTYCLCHQVSYGEMIGCDNPDCSIEWFHFACVGLTTKPRGKWFCPRCSQERKKK
- the Ing4 gene encoding inhibitor of growth protein 4 isoform X3, coding for MWVNRLPEQYLSIPHCWLAAWCVFLSTDYREFDHPLLIPRIGISTSFVGIENLPFELQRNFQLMRDLDQRTEDLKAEIDKLATEYMSSARSLSSEEKLALLRQIQEAYGKCKEFGDDKVQLAMQTYEMVDKHIRRLDTDLARFEADLKEKQIESSDYDSSSSKEGRTQKEKKAARARSKGKNSDEEAPKAAQKKLKLVRTSPEYGMPSVTFGSVHPSDVLDMPVDPNEPTYCLCHQVSYGEMIGCDNPDCSIEWFHFACVGLTTKPRGKWFCPRCSQERKKK
- the Ing4 gene encoding inhibitor of growth protein 4 isoform X7, which produces MAAGMYLEHYLDSIENLPFELQRNFQLMRDLDQRTEDLKAEIDKLATEYMSSARSLSSEEKLALLRQIQEAYGKCKEFGDDKVQLAMQTYEMVDKHIRRLDTDLARFEADLKEKQIESSDYDSSSSKGKKSRTQKEKKAARARSKGKNSDEEAPKAAQKKLKLVRTSPEYGMPSVTFGSVHPSDVLDMPVDPNEPTYCLCHQVSYGEMIGCDNPDCSIEWFHFACVGLTTKPRGKWFCPRCSQERKKK
- the Ing4 gene encoding inhibitor of growth protein 4 isoform X1, with protein sequence MWVNRLPEQYLSIPHCWLAAWCVFLSTDYREFDHPLLIPRIGISTSFVGIENLPFELQRNFQLMRDLDQRTEDLKAEIDKLATEYMSSARSLSSEEKLALLRQIQEAYGKCKEFGDDKVQLAMQTYEMVDKHIRRLDTDLARFEADLKEKQIESSDYDSSSSKGKKKGRTQKEKKAARARSKGKNSDEEAPKAAQKKLKLVRTSPEYGMPSVTFGSVHPSDVLDMPVDPNEPTYCLCHQVSYGEMIGCDNPDCSIEWFHFACVGLTTKPRGKWFCPRCSQERKKK
- the Ing4 gene encoding inhibitor of growth protein 4 isoform X8, which gives rise to MAAGMYLEHYLDSIENLPFELQRNFQLMRDLDQRTEDLKAEIDKLATEYMSSARSLSSEEKLALLRQIQEAYGKCKEFGDDKVQLAMQTYEMVDKHIRRLDTDLARFEADLKEKQIESSDYDSSSSKEGRTQKEKKAARARSKGKNSDEEAPKAAQKKLKLVRTSPEYGMPSVTFGSVHPSDVLDMPVDPNEPTYCLCHQVSYGEMIGCDNPDCSIEWFHFACVGLTTKPRGKWFCPRCSQERKKK
- the Ing4 gene encoding inhibitor of growth protein 4 isoform X10, translating into MRDLDQRTEDLKAEIDKLATEYMSSARSLSSEEKLALLRQIQEAYGKCKEFGDDKVQLAMQTYEMVDKHIRRLDTDLARFEADLKEKQIESSDYDSSSSKGKKKGRTQKEKKAARARSKGKNSDEEAPKAAQKKLKLVRTSPEYGMPSVTFGSVHPSDVLDMPVDPNEPTYCLCHQVSYGEMIGCDNPDCSIEWFHFACVGLTTKPRGKWFCPRCSQERKKK
- the Ing4 gene encoding inhibitor of growth protein 4 isoform X2; protein product: MWVNRLPEQYLSIPHCWLAAWCVFLSTDYREFDHPLLIPRIGISTSFVGIENLPFELQRNFQLMRDLDQRTEDLKAEIDKLATEYMSSARSLSSEEKLALLRQIQEAYGKCKEFGDDKVQLAMQTYEMVDKHIRRLDTDLARFEADLKEKQIESSDYDSSSSKGKKSRTQKEKKAARARSKGKNSDEEAPKAAQKKLKLVRTSPEYGMPSVTFGSVHPSDVLDMPVDPNEPTYCLCHQVSYGEMIGCDNPDCSIEWFHFACVGLTTKPRGKWFCPRCSQERKKK
- the Ing4 gene encoding inhibitor of growth protein 4 isoform X6, encoding MAAGMYLEHYLDSIENLPFELQRNFQLMRDLDQRTEDLKAEIDKLATEYMSSARSLSSEEKLALLRQIQEAYGKCKEFGDDKVQLAMQTYEMVDKHIRRLDTDLARFEADLKEKQIESSDYDSSSSKGKKKGRTQKEKKAARARSKGKNSDEEAPKAAQKKLKLVRTSPEYGMPSVTFGSVHPSDVLDMPVDPNEPTYCLCHQVSYGEMIGCDNPDCSIEWFHFACVGLTTKPRGKWFCPRCSQERKKK